In Nocardioides sp. WS12, the DNA window CACGCCGCTCGGTGGGATGGTTCTCGATCCATTCGCGGGGTCGGGCACGACCGTTGAGGCATGTATTGCAGAGGGAATGTCTTGCATCGCGATTGAACGCGAGGCCGACTTCATTCCGCTGATCGAGGCTCGGATCAGTCGTCGGAGTGGTCCTGAGTCTGACGACCGAGTTTCGCCGGAGTCCGATCGCCTCTTCTAGGTAGTGCGAAGTGACAAACACACAAGTTGTGCGGCGGGGCCCGGGTGGGTCTGCGGGTTGCGTGATCTGGCGCTGCAGCTCGGCAAGGGTGCTGTTTTGGTGGTAACAATCACCGCAAAGAAAATATTGGACACGGATTGTCTTGTCAGATCTCGTTGTAAGCCGTGGCCAGGACATTGAGTCGTACAGTTTCCGCGTGCCCCGGCCCGCCCGACTCGTTCCGTCGTTTGTCGTCGACGATTGGCCCCGGCGTGCGTCCGACGATCCTGCTGTCGAGACTGCTCGAGCGCTGGCGCTCAACCTGCAGGAGGTCATGGATGGGCGTTCCTCGCGGGAGGTCGCCCGACTTACTGGGGTCGACTACACAACGGTCTCAGCCATTCTCAATGGAACGACATGGCCCGATCTGCGAACGCTTGCGCGCCTTGAATGCGGGTTGAGCGCCGACCTTTGGCCCGGTGGCGTCGCCCGAAAGTTGCATCCCAAGTAGCGCGACCTGAGCGACAGCCTCGCGCCGCCTCCATTGGCCTCACCTGACCGCGGGGTGCATCTTCAGCGTCTCCAGTGACGGGGTCATGGTTGGTGCGCCGGACCCTCGGACGTGTCGCCGATGGTTGGTTCTCTGTCTTCGTTCGTGACGTCGGACCGTACCTCCTCGGCGTCTGGTGCGGGTTCGGGTTCGGCGCGGTCGTCAACGTCGAGGTCCTCGGTCGCGGGCAACCCGTCGCCCTCGGCTGCTCCGGCGTCCGCCATCACGGCAATGAGCGCCTTCGTGCCCTCATTGCCCACTGTTCTGCGCGCAAGCGCATCCCATCGTAAGCGGTCCATTCCGTCGGCGGCGGCGCTGTGCAACTGGTATAGGGCCAACAGACTGTATTCCGGCTCGGGCACGCCCTGGTCTGACCAGAGGTCGAACAGCGACCGCAACACTCCGTGTGGGTGACCCACCTTGGCGACGGCGCGCCGTTCATCTGGGTCCATCGGCCATCCGCCGTCCTCGGAGACCTTAAACGAGGAGAAGACCACCTTGGAGCTCTCGAACTGGAACCACGCGAGTGCGTCCCAGTGCAGTCCATCGCCCTCGCGCGTGCTGGACAAGATTGCTTCGACGTCCCGCGCTTCGTCGAGGTGCATCTTCTGCTCGACGACGGCGCCTTCGGCGAAGTGCAGAGTGAGGGTGCCCATGGCCCAATGACCCAAGGGTTTCGCTGCCGCGACGTCGATCATGGAGTGATGGTAGTTACCACCACCCCGAAATGACAAGGGGCTGCGAGGGGCGCCAGGTCATTGGGGCTCTGCTCAGCGCCGGTTAGCGCCGGTTAGCGCCGGTTAGCGCCGGTTAGCGCCGGTCAGCGCTGGACAGCGAAGAGCGGCAAGGACGTCGAGTTGTGCGGTGCTTGGTCGGGCGGTCTCGTCAGCCTCGAACGCGGCGGCCTCTTCGCGGTCGACTCCTGCGCGGAGGTATGCGACCACGCGATCGCTCGCAATGCGCTGGTCCTCAGTCCATTCCAGCAGGACGTCCGTGTCACTGGTCGGCCAATACGGAACGACACCATCCTCGAAGAGCGTTTCGACGAACGTGTCGATGATCCCAACCAACTCCACGAGATCACACCCTGACCGCGCCAACCTCCTCGCTACGTCCCGGGGCAGACGATAAGTCGCGTACAGGACTACGGCTGCTGGGCCCGAGTCGTCGTAGAGATACCACGCGTGTCCCATCGCATGCCGAAACGCCCTGACGGTCACGCTTGGCAGGACAGGAGCGATTCGTTCGGCCTCTGCCGTAGAGAAGCCGACCTTCGTCAGGTCTGCCTCGCTCCAATACCTTCGCATCGCAGGAAGGGCTGGCCTCGGTGTTGCTGAGGTGACGTCCTCACGTACCGGTGACATCTTCATCGTCCGCCAGGCGCAGAGATGTCGTGCACGGCTTTCGATTCGTGGTTGACCAGGGAGAGGAGCGGCAGACGGGGCGGGGTCACCATGCCTCCAGACGCTAGGAACGAGGTCCGACACAACAGCGTGCCCACAACGTTGTGTCGGACCTGAACCGCCGCTTCTGCCGACAGTGGCGCGGACGGATTGGGAATCGGGCGGAAGTCATTCGCTTTCAGGCAAGTAGTGGACAGCCTCTGTGATCCCTCTGAGGTAGGCGCGTTCCTGTGTGGGAAGGAGGTCTGGCCTCAGTAGTTGGAAGTCGCCTCCTTCCTTGTAGATCTGCCTCCAGAGAGGGGTGGCCTGCGGTCGAGGCGCCGCGTTGGCCAACAGGCCGTGAAGCCGCCCTAGCAACAGGTACGCGTGGGAGAGGTTGTCGCGTTCGCTCTCGGAGGCCACGGCAGTTTCGAGCCACTGAACGCTCTGCTCCAGGAGGTGAACGAGCCTGTCTTCGTCCTCCCTGGCGACGCCCGCAATGAAGTCGCGTAGCTGCTCGGGATCGTCGAGTTCACCGAGAGGACCCAACCGGCTGTCTGCTTGCGCCCACTCGTTTCGGGCGGCTTCGATGTTGCCGGCAGCGGCGTCGGCGTGTGCTTCGGTCGCGTCCCGGGCGTACTCGCGGCCGAGGTTGTAGAAGGACATTCGGTCACGTTCGTTGCGGTGCGTCTCGGCGCTTCGGGTTGCGGGTGCCATTGGGTGAGTTCCTCTCGCGGATTCTGGGTGTGTCTTGGTCACGAGAGGTATCGGCGCAATTGCGGTGATCCGGAAATGGCCGCGTCGCGTGTTGTAGAGAGGGATCCGGGCACAACCGTCAGGTGGTCGCGACGTCGCCACGCCGTGCACTCGTTGCTGTGGGCGGCCCGCACAGGTTGCAGACGGGAAGGCCGACCTCAACGAGCCTGCCTGACGGGCCAACGAGTCGGCATTAGCGCATCCTGCAGCGGGGTTCCTCAATCGGGTTCGGCGTCAACGCGTACGGAGGACCTATTGGGACGCACCGGGGGCGGGCCCTAGGCATTCGAATTCGCGGTGCGCACTTCTGGGACGGCGTCCTGGAGCGAAGCCTGCCGCAGGCCGGCCCAGCGCGTCAGTAAGTCGCGACCCAATGGAAGGGAAGGCATGAAAAGACAGTCAACGAGTTGCCCATAGAGAGGGCGCTGTATGTCAGAATATCCCTCCCTGTGCACCGCGCATGCCGAGCCACGCGCAGTGGGGGCGCGGTAGACGTGGAAAGCGCGGCGTTTGCCGCTCGATGCATGGGTCTCCAGGACGGACCAGTAGACCCCGCAGAGCCGTGTGGCCGAACGGCGGCACCACCTCTTGGGCACAAACAGCGAGGAGCAGGCAGTGGCAATCGAGATCACTCACGTGAGGTTGTCGTCGGGCGGGTCGACTCACGAGCACATCACTGACTACAAATGGCGTAGTGATAGCGATGGCTCGGTTGGCTCGTCAGATAAGCCCACGATGGTCAAGTGGGTCGATGACGGTGGTGTGGCGTACGTCGGGAGTGCCGCGAACAAGGTGAACGTCGGCGTGGTGCGTCCGACGCAGGGGCAGCCGTACCTCCGCACCCATGCAGACGGCTCTTGGACGAACAACTTGTTGTCGTTGCCGCGCTTCTGAGGCGCATGTAGCGCGTCCACTGGCCGCGGAACCGGCCAGAGGCAAGCAGTGCCTTCATTTGGAACCCTTTCGGCCCCCAAAAGGAAGCCCATGAGTAGTACCTACGTGGTCAGTTACGACCTCAAGGCGCCTGGCAAGGATTACTCAGAGCTGATCGAGTATCTGCAGTCTCTCGAAGACTGGTGGCACGGCCTCGGCAGCACGTGGGTGGTGGTCACCTCGATGACCGCGCGTCAACTCCGCGACGCAATCAAAGCGCACACTGACTCCAACGACCGGGTGCTTGTTGTGATGTCCAGTGGCGTGGGGGCTTGGCGCGGTCTTGGGGCAAGCGGGAACGAGTGGCTGCAGGAGCATCTCTGACCCAAGAACGTGCGCCCCGTGTGGGGTACGAGCGTCGGAGGATGACGGGTGTACCCACGACCGTCATGGCAGGCTCAATAACAGAATTCTGCCCGCGCGAGAGTCGCTCGGTTGGGGTGACCAGTGAGTGGTGCCGAGGTTGTGGAGCTGGTGACCCCGACTGGTGTGGGTTCCGATCTCGTGCGCACGTGGATAGAAGCCAGCCCATGCGAGCCGCTTCGTTCGTGAAACTTACGGCGATGGGCCCGCAGCATCCGAGTCCGGCTGCTCGGCGCCCTGGTGGGTGTCGAGGGTCGTCGCCCGAGCAACCGGCGAGCCGATCCGCCGCTTCGAGCACAGCGACCTGATCCAACGTTGACGTCTGCCCGGTCGAGCAGTCGAATCGGGTCGAGCAGCGGCAACTGTCCGCCGGGCATCGCCTCGCCGCGCTGGAAGCGCCACGTCGACGGAGCCCCGGTTGGGAGTGCTCAGTGTTTGATGTCCAGCCCGGAGACGAGGTCGCCCGGGTCTACTCCGAGCGCCTCTGCGAGTCGAAGCAGGCTCTTGAAGGTGACGTTTCCGTGACCGCGCTCAACGCGGGAAACGAACGACCAATGCAGCGAGCTGCCTTCGGCAAGAGACTCAAGGGACTTCCCCTGGGATTGGCGGACTGCCCGGATGCGGTTGCCGAACTCGATTCGCGCGTGTTCGAACTCATCGTCGTCGGAGTTTGCAGCGCGGGGCATGCCTTAACCCCATCGGGCTGAGATGTTTCAGGCCAGAGCCTGCAACGCATAGGCGTCCACAACTTAGACGTATACCGCTAATCTGTGCGTTCAAGTGGTCGCCATGTTGTCGACCGACCCCCGACCGCGTCGAAGGATTTCCATGCCCAACCAAGCCGAGCAGGCGGGGGAGCCCACGGGGTCTGACGTCGACCTCCATCGTCCCGACGGTTCCCTGCTTCCTGTGCGACGACAGCGTGCTGTTCTCGCCCTGCTTCTACTTGGCGCGGTCCTCCTTTGGTTCACAGCTTGTGATGGTGATCGCCGAGACACTTCTGCTACCTCAACACCGGAAATTGACGCTCTGACCGAGGCACGACAGGAAATCAGTCGCGCGACAGACCAGGTGTCGGCAGTGCTGACGCTGGATGGGTTGCCAACCGACGCCCCCAGAGGATTCGCCAGAGCCGACGTCATCCAGTTTGCTCGCCAAGCGCTCGACATCCTGCGTCGGGGCATCTCGCCGACCGTTCAATCCATGGCCCCCAACGAGGCTGTGAACTACGTTCTCGAAGGCCAATACCCCGCCACAATCGCCAACTACAAAGCGAACATGAACGACATCGCCGCTGGACTGGACTGGCAGTTCGTCATCGCCTCCCGCTTTGATCAACCGCCGGTCGAGCCGGCACATGTCCTTGCCGTTCGCTGGCAAACGACAACGATGATGGCCACACAGGACGACGGCGCCCAGGCGCCGACCCTCCGTTTGTCCCTCGAAGTAGTCATCCGCCACGACGTGACCCTTGAGGATGCGACGACGGCACCCATCATCATCCAGCGAACCATCACACTCACAGGCTTCCGGCCACGTGGCGGCAAACTCTGGTGGCCGGCCCTGACCACAAGCCTGAACACATACGGCGACGACAGGTGTGCACTCGCCAACGGAGCATTGCTTCGCCCAAGCTCAGATCCTGACGCTCTAAAGCAGGCCGAGAACCGGATCAAGAAGCTGCTGGCTCCAGAAACGGTGCAGTCAGATCCCGATGCACGGTCTGACTCAAGGGAGCTACATGAGTACGTCGACGAGAACTGCTCTTGACGAGGCCCACTCGAACGCCTGGCCCCATTGAAACCGCCTCGCGTTCAGGGGGCCAGATCTGCCATTCA includes these proteins:
- a CDS encoding DUF3892 domain-containing protein, which codes for MAIEITHVRLSSGGSTHEHITDYKWRSDSDGSVGSSDKPTMVKWVDDGGVAYVGSAANKVNVGVVRPTQGQPYLRTHADGSWTNNLLSLPRF
- a CDS encoding SinR family protein, producing the protein MSSTYVVSYDLKAPGKDYSELIEYLQSLEDWWHGLGSTWVVVTSMTARQLRDAIKAHTDSNDRVLVVMSSGVGAWRGLGASGNEWLQEHL